The window ATGACCTTCACCCGGGCAACTTTGGTTTTTGGAAACGAAGTGGGAACGGTCCAGGCGAATTGTTGTTGATTCCCAGGCAATCCAGTCACCACCGTTGTCGAGAAGGTCGTGCCATCGGTGGCGTAGAGCACGTCGTGCGACGTCACCGCGATGTTGTCGGCTGAGGTCCAGGAAATGGTCACATTCGGGGTTGCCGGCGGCATCGGTGGCCGAAACCGTGAGTTGCGCCTGGGAATAGGCATCGTTTTCAGCAATCTGGAGGGTGAAACTGGTGGCGGTTCCAGGCAAACCAGCGGCGAGGGTTTCTTCAAACGGAGTGCCGTTCCGAGTGCCGTTAAGTTTAACCCAGTGACCAGTAACTCCAACATTGTCAGAAGATTGCCAGATGACCTCAACCTGGGCATTGGGACGGGATTCGACCACCAGTCCTTGAGCTGGGGAAGTAACGGAGACCATTGGTTTGACGGTATCCGGAGGTGGATCAACATCGGCGGGAGTCACCGCGACGGTTCGGGCAAACTCCGAGGTCTGGTTGTTGACGGTGAGGGTAGCGGTGATGTCAGTGATTCCACCAGTTTTGTCCGCTGGAATCGTCACCTGAAACGCTCCCGTGCCAATTTGGGCGGACTGGATCAAATTTCCCAGTCCGTAAGCGAGCGGTTCGGTCGCCGGAGCATTCGGGAGTGCCGGTCGCTGCGAAGCACACAGCTCCATCGTCCCCGACCCTGGCGAAGTTCCTGAAACAACGATACTTCCATCTTTCTGCTTCTTGGCCGAAGCGAGTCTCACCGATGGCTGGTAATTATTCGGCCCAGCGGATTGGAGTTCAGTAAACTGATTGGGCACCCACCGCCGTTCAAATACCGTCCGGAAGAACTCAGTCAAGGCAATGCCTGGTCCTCCGACATTGACGAAGGTATTGTTGGAAATGGTGATGTTGTTGGTTTGCTTTTCCCTGTTTTCGGCTGCTGGGAAGTACAATGGAAATATAAAATAAGCCTTTGAGCAAACGGTAATTCCTCCCCGTGGACAATTCTCAAATCTATTCTGTTGAATGATTGTCTTCGTTCTAATATTCGCAACTTGAATCCCCACGGGTGTGTTGATAATTTGATTATTTTGAATAGTTGTCGTTCGAGATGGGTCAGGGTCTTCGGAGTTATCTCCAACTTTTATTCCACAATAGGGAAAATTCGCAATGATATTGTTTGTAACCGTGTCTCCTTCACCAGCGAAAATACCAATTGACACTTCTCCTTTTTCCTGTCCAGGCGGAGGTAAAATATCAGGATTTCCTTTTGGAGCAATATCTTCACCGTTTGGTCCAATTCCAATCCGATTATTGCGGATGATGTCTCCACGAGAAGTACCGCCAAAATTATCAACCCGACCTATCGCACCACCTTCTTGACCTGCGAAGATATTGTTTTCAATGATATTGCCGCCAACTCCGTCATCTGAATCAATATAGGTTGCTGGGACAAAGAAAGGACCAATTGTGTTTGATTTATAGTCTAATCGCCTAGTCCCGGTTTTGTTAGTCCCAAAATAATTTCGTGTTATTAAATTTCCCTTAAC of the Acidobacteriota bacterium genome contains:
- a CDS encoding right-handed parallel beta-helix repeat-containing protein; protein product: MYRTINPVPRQSAQPAGFLEESDYASFSEIVVSNTGDSGTGTLRDAVAQVNRVAGNRRIVFRLPTSDPGYNRQTGVWRITLKDPIILQTNKVLLDGLSQAKFSGETNPNGPEIQIYDGIRRGFETLPGQNSNIFLQSMICIYNGSQNWIRGFNFGSDESFSANSWGGPQICHFNSDTNQFSLGNKITDNWLGLSASGDLIESNLTTPGISLGQGASFNLIEQNVICAYGLPLLLSGPGEINSVKGNLITRNYFGTNKTGTRRLDYKSNTIGPFFVPATYIDSDDGVGGNIIENNIFAGQEGGAIGRVDNFGGTSRGDIIRNNRIGIGPNGEDIAPKGNPDILPPPGQEKGEVSIGIFAGEGDTVTNNIIANFPYCGIKVGDNSEDPDPSRTTTIQNNQIINTPVGIQVANIRTKTIIQQNRFENCPRGGITVCSKAYFIFPLYFPAAENREKQTNNITISNNTFVNVGGPGIALTEFFRTVFERRWVPNQFTELQSAGPNNYQPSVRLASAKKQKDGSIVVSGTSPGSGTMELCASQRPALPNAPATEPLAYGLGNLIQSAQIGTGAFQVTIPADKTGGITDITATLTVNNQTSEFARTVAVTPADVDPPPDTVKPMVSVTSPAQGLVVESRPNAQVEVIWQSSDNVGVTGHWVKLNGTRNGTPFEETLAAGLPGTATSFTLQIAENDAYSQAQLTVSATDAAGNPECDHFLDLSRQHRGDVARRALRHRWHDLLDNGGDWIAWESTTIRLDRSHFVSKNQSCPGEGHCSRCGLQFRRSCQ